A genomic region of Prionailurus bengalensis isolate Pbe53 chromosome D1, Fcat_Pben_1.1_paternal_pri, whole genome shotgun sequence contains the following coding sequences:
- the SLC43A1 gene encoding large neutral amino acids transporter small subunit 3 isoform X1 has translation MAPTLQQAYRRRWWMACTAMLENLFFSAVLLGWGSLLIMLQKEGFYSILCSAENATNTTQDEQREWLSCDRQEEMLNLGFTIGSFVLSATTLPLGILMDRFGPRPTRLVGSASFAASCALMALASRDTRVLSPLIFLALSLNGFGGICLTFSSLTLPNMFGNLRSTFMALMIGSYASSAITFPGIKLIYDAGVSFVVIMFTWSGLACLIFLNCALNWPSEAFPAPEEVNYTKKIKLSGLALDHKVTGDRFYTHVTIVGQRLSQKAPSLEDGAEVFISSQDVRGISESPPEKSVPFRQSLCSPIFLWSLLTMGMTQLRVIFYMAAMNKMLEYLVTGGQEHETDILRKRAAETVGFYSSIFGAMQLLCLLTCPLIGYIMDWRIKDCVDAPTEGSALGNARDGVATRSARPRYRKIQKITNAINAFTLTNFLLVGFGVTCLINSLHLQYVTFILHTVVRGFFHSACGSLYAAVFPSNHFGTLTGLQSLISAVFALLQQPLFMAMVGPLKGEPFWVNLGLLLFSLLGFLLPSYLFYYRAQLQREYATDWEGPKKVLGSSEVTA, from the exons ATGGCCCCCACGCTGCAGCAGGCGTACCGGAGGCGCTGGTGGATGGCGTGCACCGCGATGCTGGAGAACCTCTTCTTCTCTGCCGTGCTCCTCGGTTGGGGCTCCCTGCTGATCATGCTCCAGAAGGAGGGCTTCTACTCCATCCTGTGCTCAG CTGAGAACGCCACCAACACCACCCAGGATGAGCAGCGGGAGTGGCTGAGCTGTGACCGCCAGGAAGAGATGCTCAACCTGGGTTTCACCATTGGCTCCTTCGTGCTCAGCGCCACGACCCTGCCGCTGGGGATCCTCATGGACCGCTTTGGGCCCCGGCCCACGCGGCTGGTTGGCAG TGCCAGCTTCGCCGCGTCCTGCGCCCTCATGGCCCTGGCCTCTCGGGACACCAGAG TTCTGTCTCCGTTGATATTCCTGGCGCTGTCCCTGAATGGCTTTGGTGGCATCTGCTTAACGTTCTCTTCACTCACG CTGCCCAACATGTTTGGGAACCTGCGATCTACGTTCATGGCCCTCATGATCGGCTCCTACGCCTCTTCTGCCATCACGTTCCCAGGAATCAAG CTGATCTATGATGCTGGCGTGTCCTTCGTGGTCATCATGTTCACGTGGTCGGGCCTGGCCTGCCTCATCTTTCTGAACTGTGCCCTCAACTGGCCCAGCGAAGCCTTTCCTGCTCCCGAGGAAGTCAACTATAC GAAGAAGATCAAGCTCAGCGGACTGGCCCTTGATCACAAGGTGACAGGTGACCGCTTCTACACCCATGTGACCATTGTGGGCCAGCGGCTGAGCCAGAAGGCCCCCAGCCTGGAGGACGGGGCTGAAGTCTTCATCTCATCCCAGGATGTTCGTGGCATCTCAGAAAGCCCTCCTGAGA AGTCTGTCCCCTTCCGCCAGAGCCTCTGTTCCCCCATTTTCCTGTGGAGCCTTCTCACCATGGGCATGACCCAGCTGAGGGTCATCTTCTACATGGCCGCCATGAACAAGATGCTGGAGTACCTCGTGACTGGTGGTCAGGAGCATG agACGGACATCCTGAGAAAACGGGCTGCAGAGACAG TTGGGTTCTACTCCTCCATCTTTGGGGCCATGCAGCTGTTGTGCCTTCTCACCTGCCCCCTCATTGGCTACATCATGGACTGGCGGATCAAGGACTGCGTGGACGCCCCCACTGAGGGCAGTGCCCTCGGAAACGCCAG GGATGGGGTCGCCACCAGGTCGGCCAGACCGCGCTACCGCAAGATCCAGAAGATCACCAATGCCATCAACGCCTTCACCCTGACCAACTTCCTGCTGGTGGGGTTTGGCGTCACCTGCCTCATCAATAGCTTACACCTCCAG TACGTGACTTTTATCCTGCACACCGTGGTTCgaggtttctttcactcagcctgTGGGAGCCTCTACGCTGCAGT GTTCCCGTCCAACCACTTTGGGACGCTGACGGGTCTGCAGTCCCTCATCAGTGCTGTGTTTGCCCTGCTCCAGCAGCCGCTTTTCATGGCCATGGTGGGACC